From Methanotorris formicicus Mc-S-70:
AGAATTATCAATTTTTTAACGGTATCTTTTAGTTTCTCCCTCAACTCATCAATATCTACATTCTCAATAACAAGCCAAATTATTACATCTTCATTATCCTTTTCGAGTGTTGTTGATAATATATTACCATTTATTTCTGATATCTTTGATGTTATCTCTGCCAACAAGCCAATCCTATCCTTTGCTATAATCTGCACTTTTATTATTGATAAGTTTATCTCCCCCTTTTCAATCAGATATCTGCCATCTTTTGTTAATTTTATTCCCCCTTTTTTCCCTTTTTTTGTCTCAACTAACCCCAAATCCCTCAAAGTTCTTATATGTCTATCTATATTTTTTGGATGCATATTTAATTTTTCTGCAATCTCCTTTGTTGTTGAGTAGGTTTTTAAAAGTTCCATAATCTCTTTTGTTAATCCGCTAACCTTCATCTTTTCACTTTTGAAAATA
This genomic window contains:
- a CDS encoding Rrf2 family transcriptional regulator, which encodes MKVSGLTKEIMELLKTYSTTKEIAEKLNMHPKNIDRHIRTLRDLGLVETKKGKKGGIKLTKDGRYLIEKGEINLSIIKVQIIAKDRIGLLAEITSKISEINGNILSTTLEKDNEDVIIWLVIENVDIDELREKLKDTVKKLIIL